Proteins encoded by one window of Synechococcus sp. MVIR-18-1:
- a CDS encoding MFS transporter, translated as MAQPLSVVRVVRLGLRLGLFQLSLGILGVLILGLLNRLLITEIGVSAALTALAFGAQQLMGFSRAWFGDRSDRIPPGRLRRTPFIVLSSLALSLLFGGAGWVVLQLARTMPSAEQPFFGAWMGLLTLISIAIGTAVAAGGTAFSALIVDLTTDRERPRVLSVVWGMRLLGVLLGTALVNRIFGAACGLEAGQAAVIAGLERLIVVTPLLLFGLGVLSVFGLERRDLPNQETESLDVDDQDVADNSRDGRESLTLLELIGRLRSIPQFGRFTGALCLFTFSMFLNDAVLEPYGAAVFDMSICATTALNAFLAVGFFVGLGLSGFQLVHRIGNIRTAQFGAVFASISLALMLLSAPWQSFESLYFSLTLFGVSLGICIHASFTLMFSFVEPGRVGLLLGIWGALYAYSRGFATISGGGLLTLFKTWNGGDMFGAYGGVFGLQMIGFLAAALLMHRLDVAGFRKNVQFSVGDVMQGALD; from the coding sequence TTGGCTCAGCCCTTGTCAGTTGTGCGTGTCGTACGTCTAGGTCTGCGTCTGGGCTTGTTTCAGCTCAGCCTTGGCATCCTCGGGGTTCTCATTCTTGGGCTCCTGAATCGTCTCCTGATTACTGAGATTGGCGTCTCTGCTGCATTGACGGCTCTGGCCTTCGGGGCCCAGCAACTGATGGGGTTCAGCCGGGCTTGGTTCGGTGATCGTTCGGATCGAATCCCTCCGGGGCGATTGCGGCGAACCCCTTTCATCGTGTTGAGTTCGCTTGCCTTGTCGTTGCTGTTTGGAGGCGCGGGATGGGTGGTGCTGCAACTCGCCAGAACCATGCCCTCAGCAGAGCAGCCTTTCTTTGGTGCCTGGATGGGACTTCTGACCTTGATTTCCATCGCCATCGGTACAGCCGTTGCGGCTGGGGGAACGGCATTCTCTGCTCTGATCGTTGATCTCACGACGGACCGCGAGCGTCCCCGTGTGTTGTCTGTGGTTTGGGGCATGCGGCTGCTTGGGGTTCTGTTAGGAACCGCTCTTGTGAATCGGATCTTTGGTGCTGCTTGTGGTTTGGAGGCCGGTCAAGCTGCCGTCATCGCTGGACTCGAACGGCTGATTGTGGTGACTCCCCTGCTGCTGTTTGGTCTTGGTGTGTTGTCAGTCTTTGGTTTGGAGCGACGTGATCTGCCAAATCAGGAAACAGAATCTCTAGATGTGGACGATCAGGATGTGGCAGACAACTCCAGGGACGGGCGTGAATCCCTGACGTTGCTTGAATTGATTGGTCGTTTGCGATCGATTCCTCAGTTCGGACGATTTACGGGTGCTTTGTGCCTGTTCACCTTCAGCATGTTTCTCAATGACGCGGTGCTTGAGCCCTATGGCGCCGCGGTCTTTGACATGAGTATCTGTGCCACAACGGCACTGAATGCCTTCTTGGCAGTGGGCTTTTTTGTTGGACTTGGCCTCAGTGGTTTTCAGTTAGTCCACAGGATTGGCAACATTCGTACAGCCCAGTTTGGGGCGGTTTTTGCTTCGATTTCCCTCGCTCTGATGTTGCTGTCGGCGCCATGGCAGTCGTTTGAAAGCTTGTATTTTTCATTAACCCTTTTTGGTGTGTCGCTTGGAATCTGCATTCATGCAAGCTTCACGTTGATGTTTAGCTTTGTGGAGCCAGGAAGGGTGGGCTTATTGCTCGGGATCTGGGGGGCGTTGTATGCCTACTCCCGGGGATTTGCCACGATCAGTGGTGGTGGGCTTCTTACGCTGTTTAAAACATGGAATGGTGGCGATATGTTTGGTGCCTATGGCGGTGTCTTTGGCTTGCAGATGATCGGCTTCCTCGCGGCGGCTTTGCTAATGCACCGATTAGATGTTGCTGGGTTCCGCAAGAATGTGCAGTTCAGCGTTGGTGATGTCATGCAAGGTGCTCTGGACTAA
- a CDS encoding phosphatidylserine/phosphatidylglycerophosphate/cardiolipin synthase family protein yields MLPLRGLIVTGLLGLVASSCSQAGVVLGQKPVDLTVPNGIDVGFNHRAVSRYRSPLSGAWRNGDNLEQMLINAINSAGKEILVAVQELSLPRIAESLVAASRRGVNVKVILENNYSTPWSQQHELDLSRHGRKRLQRLKVEADQDQSGVVSPEEERKSDALLILQNGQIAWIDDTEDGSKGSGLMHHKFVVIDGERVITGSANFTNSGIHGDAGATQTRGNVNHLINIQSPALASIFKEEFAQMWGDGPGGSKNSRFGRNKTAQPLRTIKVGSMNVSVLFPPHAKTHSGHGLDLIEDQLGRAKKTIDLALFVFSAQQLTNKLAERISAGVKLRLLADPGFASRSFSEVLDLLGVALPDRFCKLEAGNQPLTKPLKGIGTPRLARGDKLHHKFAVIDNKTVITGSFNWSPSAAHTNDETLLVIESPQLAAHFTREMDRMWRGAELGITARMQRKLDRQTRKCGSGVQRKETNTSTGAKG; encoded by the coding sequence ATGCTTCCTTTGCGGGGCTTGATTGTGACTGGGCTGCTTGGCCTGGTCGCGAGTAGTTGCAGCCAAGCAGGTGTTGTGCTCGGTCAGAAGCCAGTCGATCTGACTGTGCCAAACGGTATCGACGTCGGTTTCAACCACCGCGCGGTTAGTCGTTATCGCAGTCCGCTCAGTGGCGCCTGGAGGAATGGCGACAATCTCGAACAGATGCTGATCAATGCAATCAATTCTGCCGGGAAAGAGATCTTGGTGGCAGTCCAAGAGCTTTCTCTGCCTCGCATCGCTGAGAGTCTTGTTGCCGCCTCACGCCGAGGCGTGAACGTGAAAGTGATTTTAGAAAACAACTACAGCACTCCCTGGAGCCAGCAACACGAGCTGGATCTGAGCCGTCATGGGCGCAAACGACTCCAGCGCCTGAAAGTTGAGGCCGATCAAGATCAAAGCGGTGTTGTGAGTCCAGAAGAAGAACGAAAGAGCGATGCGCTACTGATCCTTCAGAACGGACAGATTGCTTGGATTGATGACACCGAAGACGGCAGCAAGGGCAGCGGCCTGATGCACCACAAGTTTGTCGTCATCGATGGTGAACGCGTGATCACTGGCAGCGCCAACTTCACCAATTCCGGAATTCATGGTGATGCTGGAGCCACACAAACTCGCGGCAATGTGAATCACCTAATCAACATTCAAAGTCCGGCTCTGGCATCTATTTTTAAAGAAGAGTTTGCTCAGATGTGGGGAGATGGCCCTGGCGGCTCGAAAAACAGTCGCTTTGGACGCAATAAAACCGCCCAGCCTCTGCGGACCATCAAGGTGGGCTCCATGAATGTCAGCGTGCTGTTTCCGCCCCATGCCAAAACACATTCAGGCCATGGACTTGATCTGATTGAGGATCAGCTGGGAAGGGCCAAAAAGACCATTGACCTCGCCTTATTTGTCTTCTCTGCACAGCAACTCACCAACAAACTTGCAGAGCGGATATCCGCTGGGGTGAAGCTGCGGCTGCTTGCCGATCCTGGATTTGCCAGCCGCTCCTTTTCAGAAGTGCTTGATCTTCTCGGCGTCGCCCTGCCCGATCGCTTCTGCAAACTAGAGGCAGGCAATCAACCCTTAACCAAACCACTCAAGGGCATTGGCACTCCACGCCTCGCCCGTGGCGACAAATTGCATCACAAGTTCGCCGTGATCGACAACAAAACAGTGATCACAGGATCCTTCAACTGGTCACCCTCTGCCGCCCACACCAACGACGAAACCCTGCTGGTCATTGAGTCACCACAACTTGCAGCACATTTCACCCGTGAGATGGATCGAATGTGGCGAGGAGCTGAACTGGGGATCACAGCTCGAATGCAGCGCAAGCTCGATCGACAAACAAGAAAATGCGGGAGTGGAGTCCAGCGCAAGGAGACAAACACCAGCACTGGTGCAAAAGGATAA
- the sufR gene encoding iron-sulfur cluster biosynthesis transcriptional regulator SufR, giving the protein MGAQAQAPTRETTLTLLLRQGETSAASLAETLGISVQAMRRHLRSLEDDELVEASPTPAGPGRPSNLWRLTSKGHQHFPDGSENFALGLLESMAATLSPEVMADLLRQQAIEKATLYRKQLGNAPLEERVRALVNLRFKEGYVSDMQPAPTGPGWCVSEFHCSVQRIAEEYPAVCDQELQLIRHTFPDCLVERVHWRLESGHSCGFSIAPKQD; this is encoded by the coding sequence ATGGGAGCTCAAGCGCAGGCCCCTACTCGCGAAACGACGCTCACCTTGCTTCTGCGGCAGGGCGAGACCAGCGCGGCCTCATTGGCAGAGACACTGGGAATTTCTGTGCAAGCGATGCGCAGGCATCTGCGCAGCCTCGAAGACGATGAACTTGTTGAGGCCAGCCCCACCCCAGCGGGTCCAGGTCGTCCTTCCAACCTGTGGAGACTCACCTCGAAAGGGCACCAACACTTCCCCGATGGCAGCGAGAATTTCGCCTTAGGTCTTCTTGAGTCCATGGCAGCAACCTTGTCGCCTGAGGTCATGGCTGATCTCCTGCGTCAGCAAGCCATAGAGAAAGCCACCCTCTATCGCAAACAGCTGGGGAACGCACCGCTCGAAGAGCGCGTCCGTGCGCTTGTGAATCTTCGCTTTAAAGAGGGTTACGTCAGCGACATGCAGCCAGCCCCAACTGGTCCGGGTTGGTGCGTCAGTGAATTTCACTGCTCCGTGCAGAGGATTGCTGAGGAATACCCAGCGGTCTGTGATCAAGAGCTACAGCTCATCAGGCACACCTTTCCCGACTGTCTTGTCGAACGGGTGCATTGGCGCCTGGAATCAGGACATTCCTGTGGTTTCAGCATCGCCCCTAAGCAGGACTGA
- a CDS encoding phycobiliprotein lyase → MTSAIPNAVHFFQLSCGRWRSQRSVHHLLHRRAEAGGSLIVVEDLDPNDPRLQTLAEQHGQSPGSIAGGSFVRWSASMAWDQNGDAHDGETVFGLIPDGDDGRSGTLLRDLGYAEKAPATSTFQMDQQDGLILCTSYETMTVWERFWFTGPNVRLRSSTVEGLSNNASFCMETRLSEETEDITEAPAGSKDESLEALSAPFGW, encoded by the coding sequence ATGACCTCGGCCATTCCCAACGCGGTCCATTTCTTTCAACTGAGTTGCGGTCGCTGGCGATCACAACGGAGTGTTCATCACCTCTTGCACCGACGTGCAGAAGCGGGTGGATCGCTCATCGTTGTGGAAGATCTCGATCCGAATGACCCACGGCTGCAAACACTGGCGGAACAACACGGCCAATCCCCGGGGAGCATTGCAGGAGGCAGCTTTGTGCGCTGGAGCGCCTCGATGGCATGGGATCAAAACGGTGATGCCCATGACGGCGAAACCGTCTTTGGCCTGATCCCTGATGGGGATGACGGCCGCAGCGGAACCCTGCTTCGCGATTTGGGCTACGCCGAAAAAGCGCCGGCCACCTCCACCTTCCAAATGGATCAGCAGGACGGTCTCATTCTCTGCACCAGCTACGAAACCATGACCGTCTGGGAACGCTTCTGGTTCACCGGCCCAAATGTGAGGTTGCGATCCAGCACGGTGGAAGGCCTTTCGAACAACGCATCCTTTTGCATGGAAACGCGTTTGAGCGAAGAAACCGAGGACATCACAGAGGCGCCAGCAGGGTCAAAAGATGAGTCCTTGGAAGCACTTTCAGCCCCATTTGGCTGGTGA
- a CDS encoding DUF4912 domain-containing protein: MTQALSSLARLTLRQLRQMASDLGVTLYSRKSKEDLVSAIAERQDRRDGDLKAVEAELHAPSMPEASTRVVFLPRDPQWAYVFWEISDSDRRQAQSEGAAFLCLRLADVTGLANGSSHPHTLQEVPVDSHSTEWYLPVPLCDRDYRVELGYKSENKWISLAFSSVARVPALHPSDQILDQFVPFSLEATPTVAPTQPMNTPAPDPDATDSRLHERLYQSATTHFRSRRVGSEILHERDSIGPDQRGLNDSGVGLWASGRNESGLGGVAPRQRSFWLVADAELIVYGATDPSARLTIGKEDVPLSSDGTFRIQVPFRDGEQVYAIEATAADGEQKRNITLNFERVTPEDNSNPASEARAEWF; this comes from the coding sequence GTGACGCAAGCCCTCTCATCTCTAGCCCGCCTGACGCTGCGTCAGCTCCGCCAAATGGCGAGTGATTTGGGGGTAACCCTCTACAGCAGGAAGAGCAAGGAGGACCTTGTAAGCGCTATTGCTGAGCGGCAAGATCGTCGCGATGGCGATCTCAAGGCAGTGGAGGCTGAGCTCCATGCCCCCTCCATGCCCGAGGCATCGACCCGCGTGGTCTTCCTGCCTAGAGACCCGCAGTGGGCTTACGTTTTTTGGGAAATATCCGATAGCGATCGACGGCAAGCTCAATCAGAGGGAGCAGCGTTCCTCTGCCTGCGCCTCGCCGATGTGACCGGACTCGCCAACGGCTCATCCCACCCTCACACGCTCCAGGAAGTGCCTGTTGATAGCCACAGCACTGAGTGGTATTTGCCTGTTCCTCTTTGCGACCGTGATTACAGGGTTGAACTTGGATATAAGTCTGAGAACAAATGGATCTCCCTTGCATTCTCTTCAGTAGCAAGGGTGCCAGCACTTCACCCAAGCGATCAAATTCTTGATCAGTTTGTCCCTTTCAGCCTGGAAGCCACACCGACGGTTGCTCCCACGCAGCCGATGAACACTCCGGCTCCTGATCCAGACGCAACCGACAGCAGGCTGCACGAGCGCCTCTACCAAAGCGCAACAACCCACTTCCGCAGTCGCCGCGTTGGCTCCGAGATCCTGCATGAAAGGGATTCGATAGGGCCTGATCAGCGTGGACTCAATGATTCAGGTGTTGGCCTATGGGCCAGCGGGCGCAATGAATCTGGCCTCGGTGGAGTGGCTCCGCGTCAGCGGTCGTTCTGGCTTGTTGCCGATGCTGAGTTGATCGTTTACGGCGCAACAGATCCCTCTGCCCGCCTCACCATTGGGAAAGAAGATGTGCCCCTTTCAAGCGATGGCACCTTCCGCATTCAAGTGCCATTCCGCGATGGCGAGCAGGTGTATGCCATCGAAGCCACAGCGGCAGACGGCGAACAAAAGCGCAACATCACCCTCAATTTTGAGCGTGTAACACCGGAAGACAACAGCAATCCCGCCAGCGAAGCTCGCGCTGAGTGGTTCTGA
- a CDS encoding phycobilisome rod-core linker polypeptide → MAIPLLQYAPITQNSRVAALRVASEEVPRAYSMDIAMDADNLKTVIESGYRQIYFHAFKSDRDVNLESQLRDGQITVRDFVRGLCLSDTFQRSFYGFNSNYKVVRHLVEKLLGRKTSGKSEEIAWSILIATKGVTGMVDALLDSEEYLDAFGYDTVPYQRNRVLPGRDLGDTPFNITSPRYDEYYRGILGFPQFIYTGGPGKTIPARAKIKRGGFPEDYLPWVRGMGSARGASPSGSADIDYLAKVPYRSVGR, encoded by the coding sequence GTGGCCATTCCTCTATTGCAGTACGCACCGATCACCCAAAATTCAAGGGTGGCGGCGCTGCGGGTCGCATCCGAAGAAGTGCCACGGGCGTATTCCATGGACATCGCCATGGATGCCGACAATCTGAAAACGGTGATTGAAAGCGGCTACCGGCAGATTTATTTCCACGCCTTCAAGTCAGATCGGGACGTCAATCTGGAATCCCAGCTGCGAGACGGTCAGATCACTGTCCGCGATTTCGTTCGTGGACTCTGCCTCTCCGACACGTTTCAAAGAAGCTTTTATGGCTTCAACAGCAACTACAAGGTGGTTCGCCACCTTGTAGAGAAGCTCTTAGGCCGAAAGACAAGTGGTAAATCAGAAGAGATCGCTTGGTCGATCTTGATTGCCACCAAAGGCGTGACCGGGATGGTGGATGCGCTGCTCGACAGTGAGGAATACCTCGACGCCTTTGGGTATGACACGGTCCCCTATCAACGCAACAGGGTGCTCCCTGGACGAGATCTAGGAGACACACCCTTCAACATCACCAGTCCTCGCTACGACGAGTACTACCGCGGAATCCTTGGGTTCCCCCAATTCATCTACACCGGCGGTCCAGGCAAAACGATCCCAGCCCGCGCCAAGATCAAGCGCGGCGGCTTCCCAGAGGACTACCTCCCTTGGGTTCGTGGCATGGGAAGCGCTCGCGGGGCCTCACCCAGCGGCAGTGCCGATATCGATTACCTCGCCAAGGTTCCTTATCGCAGCGTTGGTCGCTGA
- a CDS encoding alpha-D-glucose phosphate-specific phosphoglucomutase: MTPSMPTEPTQRQVQLEAPFTDQKPGTSGLRKSSQQFEQPHYLESFIEASFRTLPGMKGGTLVLGGDGRYGNLRAIDVILRMGAAHGLQKVIVTTGGILSTPAASNLIRQRQAIGGIILSASHNPGGPDGDFGVKVNGANGGPTPASFTDAVYDCSKTLKSYSIVDAPAISLQSPGQHTIGEMQVEVIDGVDDFVLLMKQLFDFDSISALIRNDFPLAFDAMHAVTGPYAKTLLEEVLGAPAGSVRNGTPLEDFGGGHPDPNLTYAHELADLLMKGDAYQFGAACDGDGDRNMILGNRCFVNPSDSLAVLTANATLAPGYASGLAGVARSMPTSAAVDVVAKDLGIKCFETPTGWKFFGNLLDAGDITLCGEESFGTGSNHVREKDGLWAVLFWLQILAKRRCSVAEIMAEHWKRYGRHYYSRHDYEAVASEAAHGLYDRLEAMLPSLIGQPFAGRRISAADNFSYTDPVDQSVTKGQGLRVLLDDGSRVVLRLSGTGTKGATLRVYLESYVPTTGDLDQDPQIALGDMIQAINQLAEITERTGMDRPTVIT, translated from the coding sequence ATGACCCCTTCAATGCCGACGGAACCCACCCAGCGGCAGGTGCAGCTCGAGGCGCCTTTCACCGACCAAAAACCAGGCACCTCTGGTCTACGCAAAAGCAGCCAACAGTTTGAACAGCCTCACTATTTAGAGAGTTTCATCGAAGCCTCTTTCCGCACCCTCCCTGGAATGAAGGGCGGAACCTTGGTTCTCGGTGGAGATGGCCGCTACGGAAACCTCCGCGCCATCGATGTGATCTTGCGCATGGGTGCAGCTCACGGATTGCAGAAGGTGATCGTCACCACAGGCGGCATCCTCTCCACACCTGCCGCCTCAAACCTGATTCGACAACGTCAAGCCATCGGCGGGATCATCCTTTCCGCCAGCCACAACCCCGGTGGGCCTGATGGTGACTTCGGCGTCAAGGTAAACGGAGCCAACGGAGGCCCCACTCCGGCGTCCTTTACGGATGCGGTCTACGACTGCAGCAAAACCCTTAAGAGCTATTCGATTGTTGACGCCCCAGCCATCAGCCTGCAGTCCCCAGGGCAGCACACGATCGGCGAGATGCAGGTCGAGGTGATCGATGGCGTTGATGACTTCGTGTTGTTGATGAAGCAGTTGTTTGACTTCGACAGCATCAGCGCTCTGATTCGCAACGACTTCCCGTTGGCCTTCGATGCCATGCATGCGGTCACCGGCCCCTATGCCAAAACATTGCTGGAAGAGGTCTTAGGCGCACCGGCTGGCAGCGTCCGCAATGGGACTCCCTTGGAAGATTTCGGCGGTGGGCATCCCGATCCCAACCTCACCTACGCGCACGAACTCGCCGACCTTCTCATGAAAGGTGATGCCTATCAATTCGGTGCTGCGTGTGATGGCGATGGCGACCGCAACATGATTCTGGGCAACCGTTGCTTTGTGAACCCAAGCGACAGCCTGGCCGTCCTGACGGCCAACGCCACCTTGGCCCCTGGTTACGCCTCAGGCCTGGCCGGCGTAGCTCGCTCCATGCCCACCAGTGCTGCTGTGGACGTTGTCGCCAAAGATTTGGGGATCAAGTGCTTCGAGACGCCGACCGGCTGGAAATTCTTCGGAAACCTGCTGGATGCTGGCGACATCACGCTCTGCGGCGAAGAAAGCTTCGGAACAGGCAGCAACCACGTGCGCGAAAAGGATGGGCTGTGGGCGGTGCTGTTTTGGCTTCAGATCTTGGCGAAGCGACGCTGCAGCGTCGCCGAGATCATGGCCGAACACTGGAAGCGTTACGGGCGTCACTACTACTCACGCCACGACTACGAAGCCGTTGCCAGCGAGGCAGCGCACGGGTTGTATGACCGCTTGGAAGCCATGCTTCCAAGCCTCATTGGTCAGCCATTTGCAGGCCGCAGGATCAGTGCCGCTGACAACTTCAGCTACACCGATCCGGTGGATCAATCCGTCACCAAAGGGCAGGGACTGCGTGTCCTGCTCGACGATGGAAGCCGAGTGGTGCTGCGCCTATCTGGCACCGGCACCAAGGGGGCAACCTTGAGGGTGTATCTCGAGAGCTACGTCCCAACCACGGGTGATCTTGATCAGGATCCACAGATTGCGTTAGGAGACATGATCCAAGCCATCAATCAGCTCGCCGAGATCACAGAACGCACCGGAATGGATCGTCCAACCGTGATCACCTGA